The Sphingomonas alpina genome has a segment encoding these proteins:
- a CDS encoding amidohydrolase has protein sequence MTLDREIAPLVADMTAWRQHFHQHPELGFEEVETAAFVAERLRGWGIETHVGLGGTGVVGVIRGDGPGPSIGLRADMDALPIEEQGQAAYRSTRPGLMHACGHDGHTAMLLGAAQVLAGRRDFAGTVNLIFQPAEEGLGGARAMIDAGLFERFPCDAVFALHNAPPLALGTAAVHAGPACAGAARFQIEVRGHGGHAATPYLTASPVSAAAALVALIESIPARRIQASGMAVMTVASINGGGAFNVVPDVVTLTGTARAFDTPTMRALEVELRRRCTGIDLAHDVACDVSFEILFPPTVNHAGEAGIAADALGEILGTGAVIRDMPPVTGSEDFAYMLERLPGAYVLLGTRTVEETPMLHSPDYDFEDRLLPVGASFFLKLVDLKLGAGRKAA, from the coding sequence TGTCGCCGACATGACGGCCTGGCGGCAGCACTTTCACCAGCATCCCGAACTGGGCTTCGAGGAGGTGGAGACCGCGGCATTCGTCGCCGAGCGGCTGCGTGGCTGGGGCATCGAAACTCATGTCGGGTTGGGTGGCACCGGCGTGGTGGGCGTGATCAGGGGTGACGGTCCGGGACCAAGCATCGGGCTGCGCGCCGACATGGATGCACTGCCGATCGAGGAGCAGGGTCAGGCGGCGTATCGGTCGACCCGGCCCGGCCTGATGCATGCCTGCGGGCATGACGGCCACACCGCCATGCTGCTCGGCGCGGCGCAGGTGCTGGCCGGGCGGCGCGATTTTGCGGGAACGGTCAATCTGATCTTCCAGCCGGCCGAGGAAGGCCTTGGCGGTGCACGCGCGATGATCGACGCGGGCCTGTTCGAGCGTTTTCCCTGCGATGCGGTATTCGCGCTGCACAACGCGCCGCCGCTCGCGCTCGGTACGGCGGCGGTGCATGCCGGGCCGGCCTGTGCCGGCGCGGCGCGATTCCAGATCGAGGTGCGCGGCCATGGCGGTCATGCGGCGACGCCATATCTCACCGCCAGCCCGGTATCGGCGGCGGCGGCGCTCGTCGCCTTGATCGAATCGATCCCGGCGCGCCGGATCCAGGCCAGCGGCATGGCGGTGATGACGGTCGCCTCGATCAATGGCGGCGGCGCTTTCAATGTCGTGCCGGATGTCGTCACCCTGACAGGAACCGCGCGTGCGTTCGATACGCCGACGATGCGCGCGCTTGAGGTGGAACTGCGCCGGCGCTGTACGGGGATCGATCTCGCGCACGATGTGGCCTGTGACGTGAGTTTCGAAATCCTGTTTCCGCCGACCGTCAACCATGCCGGCGAAGCCGGGATCGCGGCTGATGCCCTGGGCGAGATTCTGGGTACCGGCGCGGTGATCCGCGACATGCCGCCAGTCACCGGATCGGAGGACTTCGCCTATATGCTGGAGCGCCTGCCCGGCGCCTATGTCCTGCTCGGCACGCGCACCGTCGAGGAGACGCCGATGCTGCACAGTCCGGATTATGATTTCGAGGATCGGCTGCTGCCGGTCGGGGCGAGCTTCTTTCTCAAGCTGGTCGACCTCAAATTGGGCGCGGGGCGCAAGGCGGCATGA